The following are from one region of the Nicotiana tabacum cultivar K326 chromosome 3, ASM71507v2, whole genome shotgun sequence genome:
- the LOC142174924 gene encoding uncharacterized protein LOC142174924, translating to MFFYLTTLSLQKFIKEDVSVLSDETPETERFLVIEVWKHSTFLCKNYILSGLEDTLYNVNSGVEMSKKLWITLEKKYKIEDAGLKKFVAAKFLDYKMVDNKSGITQVQELQVIIHDLLAEGLVINEAFQVAAMIEKLPPLWKDFKNYLKHKRKEMSLEDLIVRLRIEEDNKTAEKRGRGNSTIMEQMLLKRTKRGRRLLDRNTT from the exons atgttcttctattTGACTACTCTAAGTctccagaagttcatcaaggaagatgtttctGTGCTGTCCGATGAAACTCCAGAAACTGAACGTTTTCTCGTGATTGAGGTGTGGAAGCATTCAActtttttgtgcaagaattatattctaagcGGGCTAGAGGATACTTTGTATAACGTCAACAGTGGCGTGGAAATGTCAAAAAAACTGTGGATtacgcttgaaaagaaatacaaaatcgAAGATGCCGGGTTGAAAAAGTTTGTTGCTGCaaagtttttggactacaaaatggtagataacaAGTCTggtattacccaagtccaggaattgcaagtgattattcacgatctccttgctgaag gtcttgtcatcaatgaagcattccaagtagcagcgatgattgagaagttgcctcctttgtggaaggacttcaaaaactacttgaaacataaacgcaaggagatgtcccttgaagatctcattgttcggttgagaatcgaagaggacaacaaaactgctgaaaagagaggccgtggaaactcaacaataatggagCAAATGTTATTGAagagaacaaaaagaggaagaaggcttctggaccgAAATACAACctaa